aaaagaaatattctGTGTATTTCTATCAGATACATAAGAATTGGGACTCACGCAATGTGCGATTCACTAACATCAGCCACTGCTCTTCTTGCCTTGGCATCATCAAGGTAGTTTTGATAAATATAAGAAGCAGAACCCCATATAGCCATTAGCATAGCAATTACCTTCACACCATTCATCTTGTCATGGAAAACTATCACAGCAGCTATAGGAGTAACAGCCAAAGAGAGAGTACTAATTACGTTCGAGAATAGGGAAGACACCACGAAAATTAAACCCACCACACCAACAGAACAAACTTGCCAAGAAACAGCTGTCCACACCAAAGTCATCACATACGAAACTCTTCCCTTAccaaaactttccatttctccatgTAAAGTCTTCCAATCCCCACTTGCAAAAAGACCCACAACTGAAGCACAAGTCGCAACAAGTGCTGTAAAAATTTGCATTTGCAAAACCACAGAGAAAGTTTCCTTTTTCAGAACCTTCTGGAAAGTAAGCTGCATAAGGGAAAGTAGCAGGGAGTAGATTGCAGAAGCAGCAAGGGTACAGATAAAGCCAATGATATGTTTCTGCGTTGATACCCCTGCAGGTCCATCCGAGTCATCATTCACACCAATAAGAGCCACAGACAATGTCAGGATAATCACTGAATTGAAAATCAATGCACTGAACTTCTGAGAATTGATGAAGTATGAGAAGACTGCATTGAAAGCTAATTGAGTTGAAGAAATGATGGAGTATGTAGAGGCAGATAGGTACAAGAGTCCAGTAGAATACAACATGTTGTCACCAGCAATGATCAGTCCAAGAACGAAGTAAATCAAGGCAAGAACTAGAAGGGAAGGTGAAGTTGAAGAAGTTGATTGATCTTCTTTCTGCGAAGGAAGAAAATAAAGTGGGATAACAAGAACTGGAAAAGCTGCGGTTTGCACAAGAGTAGCCATCCACGTACTATTACCACCCTGGTCATAATAAAATCTTCCGAGTAACACAGCACCAGCCTGCCCCACAATGAGGAAGAATATGTTGATTGCCACCAAAAACCACCATTGCCAGCGGCCAAGTTTGATCAATAGTGTTGGGTCCATCACAGTTTCATTTTTGAATGGGATGGATTCTTGGCTATCTGTATTCACAAAGGAAACAAATTAGTTTCCCTATGGGTTCGTCAAATGATCGAAAACAAAATATCAGCTAAGCATTTGAAGTTATGGAGAATCATGAAACATGTAAAAGACACAACATATACAGAGTTCTGCCTCTACAGTTCAAAGTTTGCTGCAGACCTGGTACAATGCTACACCATGCAATTGAAAAAGAATACACCCAAATATTCAGTCAGAGGTGTATATTAAGAATCCCTTAATGATTTTTGCAAGAATACCACTTCAACACTATTGTTGTTTAACAGTTGTCCAATATCTTTTTCTTGCAGTTGCAAAGCAAAGGCAAGCTTCTTTTGAGTCGGCCAAAACTAATCACAAGCAGCAACATTTTGATGTGGTCATAACTTTTGTTCTGTTGCAAAAGTataccagaaaaataaagacaaaaagaaaTTCATGCAAGGAGCCTTTGATGCCTGGTCTACACAAGTATTCTTGAAAATTTCACTTTGAATCTTTCGATTTCAATCTGTCTCCTGCAGGTGCAAAGTTGCTTTGGTACATACACACCTCTTTTTCATATTAAAAGACCAAAGCGGCCAAGCAGTAAATCTCAATTCAAACAATCACAAAAGATTCAGAGGCCACACATCAATTAAACCAACATCATCCCTACTGAACACAGCAAAAGTGAATCAGAAACTAGGATGTGGAAAACTGCGCCACAAATTCATGCCTCAATCTTCAACCTTAAACTGTTCAATTGAAATCCACCAGAAACTAGTTAACTATCATACAAAACTTCACACTACAGAGACACATATATGaagattcaaactttcaaaCTCAAGTCAGCGATTGATTGCAACAGCCCAAAAATTCAAAGATTTGCGTATATACCTTTTCTTCCTATGCAAACAAGTTCTCAGCAACCAAACATTACTCTCACAAAAACCCAGTAACACAtcaatcaaaacaaacaaaacccatATCTAGTTTTCTCACACAAACcattaaaaaccaaaaactaaaaCCAGACAGAGAAAGAGACCTGGCGGTAGTGGTGGCATTTTGGTTCAACTCTGGCGTGACTGAAGAACAGGAAGAGTCACAAAGGGCGTATAGGTAGCGCAGTAATCGCTGACCAAATATTAATAGGAACAAGACTCCAAATATTACTGTTAACGCAAATTCCCCCAACAAAATTTTTCTCACTTcttttcagttttgtttttttacttTCTGAAGAATTCAGAATCTACAGAATCAGAGTAAAAATAGTACGTACCTATGAGCGAGTAGGATCTGTCCGCGTGGAGGTCCATCAGAAATGTTCGGGGGAACAGAAAACTAGAAACTCCGGAGAAAAGTGAGGAGCGAGGACCCAAGAGATTTGATGTACTTGGACATTACTTCCAAAAAGGAATGAGACTCTGTTAAATAAGGGCATTGTTGGCATTTCGGGCTTGGGGCTGCCGCTCTGTTCCTAATGATTGGTGGGGAGATCGGCCACTAATATGGTAAGGACTTAGGGAGGAGATCGGCCACTTTCTGGGGTACGAGTGTTTAATTGAAACTGGATTTCTTAAACTCTAAACATTTATTATCTCGTCTGGCTTTCTAAGTTATTTTTTATCGGGGCTATTCTAAACTTGAAAATTATAAATTATTTGTTATCGGGGTATTCTAAACTtgaaaattataaattttcatagaaaaaagatgaatatGTATTGATTGCACGAATTTCTTACTTTAATTTTCACAGAAATAGGTGTTATTTCTAATTCATTTGCATAACTCccttttgatttctttatttatttccaAAATGAGGTCTCTGTTTTCAGTTTAGTCTTTTAAACTGAACCATGTAGGTAGATGAAACCAATCGTAAAAATTAATAAGAACCAATCGTCTCAAATATTCAAGTAGTAATGAATCATCTAGGTCGATGAACCAAATCCCTTTACTTCTTCTGGTACAATAATCCCTTCATTTACTACTACTGCCAAAGTGGACATTTGTGTATTGTCATATCCCAATCGAATATTAAAGACAGAAAATTAGAACTCAAATTGCTGGAATAGGGATAACTAGCGTTTATCAGACACTGGGGGCATAAATTACAACCATATAAAGATGTTTCTTCTATCACTTTTAACTTGAGGTCTGGAAGTCTCTGGTATTCTAAATAGTGCATATATCGTAAAACAATCaaccaaacacaaaactcaTCCAAAGCTACAAAAAGGCGCAACTCAGAACTGGGATGATAACTAAGCTTTACAAAGAGCTGGATCACCGAAGCATATAAGAATGGGGGGAAAAAGTTGAGTTTGAAATCCATGTGATTCAAGGATCAACATGCACAGCCTCCTGACTGTCCCTGTGACTGTGATGCATTTGGATTGGAGGACTTGAGGTTTACATCAACCATATCCTCTTGCTTTGTAGAAGAAAGTGTCTCCATTCCAGGTAGGGCTGCCGCAATCTTCCGAAAGAGAGCCTGGATTGAGATAAAATAAAGTTAAAAGCGAAAGATTACCTAACAAGCTAACAATTCAGCTGGGCCACaatctttttttccttcatgaaaTGAAGATGCAGTGTTTCATTTACTTAGATCTGAGCCTACTCAAAACCTAGTTTATGCTTTGCAACCACTGATAGAAAATTCCCAAACAGTCATGGATTAAACTGATTAGAAGGATAGTCTTCTCGTCAATAgtattctagacacccaaatagCGACGAACGAGAACACATCTGGATAATAACCTCATTACTAAGAAACCAGTTCCCTTTGCCAAAAGTAGTATTGTGATTGGCTGCAGGCCCCACCCAACACAATCACATGCATTAAGGCCTTACATTACCATGATGTTAGCAACTACAGATAAAGTAGCTTACCTTGATATTGAAGCCAGCCTTGGCACTGGTTTCAATGAACATAACATTTAGGTCGCGAGCTTTGGCTTCTCCTTCCTCTATCGAAACTTGCCTGTCATTTATCAACAACATGCCCCAAATATGAGAATCAGAAGTGGCAAGATAAATCAGATGCAAAATCAGCTTGATCAAACTCATATTGTTTTTTATGATAGGTGAGGCAAGCATATGCATTTAATACAATGGCAACGTTACAATAGACAGAGCATTTGCCTATAGTTTCTTTGACTGACAAAGCTTATACTatatgacccaaaaaaaaaaaagaccaagtTTATACATCTGTATTGGTATTATAAGAAAAGTATTCAATTCTCCCAAATCTACTGAAATTGCATCAAAACTCAAGAGTTCTGTTTAGAAGGCTTGTCTTTTAAGCCATTCAAAAACTATTTAAAAAATTGAAGCGCTTCTTTCAGGAAAAAGAGCATAAATTAGACGTCCATAACCCTTCGATACCTTTCATAACCTATATTTTCCTTGAACACATCTCATTCTCATAATATTAACCAATAGGTCACTGTTGATGGTGCGAACACTAGTCATCGTAGATATAAGAAAATACTAGTCATCATATTATATAACAAGTCACTAATCTAAACAGGAGTATGAATCATGCTCCAAAGCACTTCCACTTACATTCAAACAACTTAATGAATCAACATTTGACAATCGGAAGAATTTTACCAAGCTAGCAACTGAAAAGTGAAAGTGCAGTAGAAAACCAGAAATCAACTCTCCTAACTTAGTGTAAAGGACACCGCAAATCATTACCTTTTATCTACAAGATCTGTTTTGTTTCCAACAAGTACAATGATAACATCACTTCCCCGCTCAGTGCGAACCTCTTCAATCCATTTGGAAGTGTTTAGGAATGATTGCCTGCCTGTACCATAAGAACAAACCAGAAATAATTGGTGAATTTCATCAACCATTGAATATAAATCACATAAACTTCAAGATCATCCAGTTTCAACAAAATATGTTGAAACCAAAACAAGTTCCTCATGAGTTGGGACTCTTAACAAGAACTCCAAATGACATTGAGGAGCAAATGAGACTTGGAAAACAACTTTTAGGCTTCAATGAATTAGAAACAGAGAGAGATCGTACTTGCAACATCATATACAATGACAGCCACAGAGGAATCCCGGATATAACTTGGAATCAGACTCCTGAATCTTTCCTGCCCAGCAGTATCCCTGTTTCAAATTTAAAGATTTTCAAACAAGATATAGAAAATGCCAATCTTGTCACATGGATGACTCAAGTAAGAACTAAGAAGCCAAGCTAATCACCAAGAAACTTCACAACAATGACATCcaagcaacaacaaaataaagtcATGTAATTGATGCAGCATCAATGACAAGCTGTGATAAGAATATCGCTTCCAGAGAAAGAAGCCGAAGTCAGATCCTTGAAAGAAGACAGAAATCATATTCATCAAAGTATTATTGAAAAGCATAAAAATACATATTTCCTTTACTGAAATTAGTATTTTGTTAttatctgatttttttctattgAAAGTATAAGGGAAAACAATAACTTTCTTTGTGGGCGTAGTTGTGACCCTTGCACCCCACAAGATTTTCTTGGACTAAGATTACTTATTAGCTCTCCAAATTTATCTTTCGTCATTTTCACTATTTTTCAAAAAGAGTCTCTTAACAGTTCTAGCAGAAAGAACCCAAAATCCATATTTCTCCTTCATTCTACTCGGTGAAACTTAATATATGATGTAGGTTGGTTTATCAAAGGCAAGCCTTAACCCTATACAATTCACTCCCCACTAATCATATCCACCTTTTGCAACTTCAAGTTTTTGAAAGGGTTTATAACAATCCTAAACCCCACCACAATAGCAATTGTAGGACGGTTCTGAACCTGTCTAAACGACTGTCTCAGCCTTAAAAGAATAGGTTTACTATCAGGTTCTAGCAGACCTATGACGCCTATCCAATCCTGAAAGTTTTGCTATCAAGaacagaagagaaaaagaaaaaaaggggtgaagaaaagtaaaagaaagTAAAATTCTCAAGTAAAGAAAACAGGACCAACCAGACGATAAAGGTCGCCCCTGACAAGATAATGGCAATATGCTTATTATTACAATAATGTATGCCACTGACACTAGATACGACACAAATATCCCTTCAGTTTTTCCATCCAAGCAACAAAAAGTACCAAAAATCTAAGTCACTATTAAAAGCAGCCTTCGCTAGAATAAACTGCAAGAGGAAAACAGAGGAAATACTCCATCCAAACTTGAAAATACCTATCAATCAAAACCTTAATTTCACCGTGGAAAGAAACTATTTATATTAGGAAACAGTGCACACTTTAAATCAAATGATGAGAAAAGAAACGGCTCGTACTTCATGTGCTTAAAATGTAGCTTTCATTTATGAGAGTACTAGACTACTAGTGACTTCCAAAGGACAATATTTTGTATACAAGCAACCTAAACCCAGTCAGTAAATCCTCCCAAATTAATATCACATCATAGAATGACAATGCCAGAGGAAGCTTAGGTAAACAAGAACTACTTTTTATATGATGAAAAGTGAGTAATATGCCATCAACTGTACataaaatttataaatacatacgGTAACTAGTAATTACACACAGAAAAGTATAAAGACTGACCAGAGCTGCAACCGAACAGTTCGATCTTCAAGGTACATTGTCTTTGACAGAAAATCAATGCCGATGGTAGCCTGATTGTCACAGAAAAAACATATAATTACATAAAAGAAAACTTGAACTATTAACTTCAAAGCATAGGCTAAATGTTGGTGATAGACATATGTAGAGTGGCAGCAAGATAAACAAAATGAATGGTCGTTTAGACATGTATATGTATGTTTCACATAAGGACTTTCAGATCCAGATAACTGGCAGGCTTTGAATGCATGTCTTCGACCTTGTTAGAGAATAAGCGCTTAAATACATAAAACCTAGGTCCTTATCGGATCACTTCTGCAGAAGGACGTGTAATTCAGTTGTATATACTTACTCTACCGAGGTCTATAAATAACAAGTTCCTTTCCACAAAGTTTTCATAACTCCCATTTTCCTATTCAACTTGAACATACAAGTGAGAGAGCCCTACACTATTTCACAGCAATTCAATTCCAAAACAGTACCAAACTGTGGTTGTTGCAAAAGCTTGTATCATCATCATTCATGGAAAAGATTTCAACTTTACTAAAGCGTTAGGCGGACTCAGAAATCAGCAAAACTGAGGAGCTGGAAGATCACAGAAACAGGATTACCTGATAGGTGTTGTCGAACTTATCGTACATAAAGCGAGTGATGATGCTGGTTTTGCCGACGGACTGGTCGCCCAGGAAGACGAGCTTGTACTTGGCTAGAGCGGAGACGGGAGCCATGGGATCTACGTGGATCGGGGTTGGATTTTCAAGGTCGAGATCTCGCCGGAGATAATCTGGACAGATCGAGATCTCGGAGCCTCGTTGGAAATTTCTTCTTTGTCTCGATTTCGGTTTGGGTGcgtatttatatatatgacGAGATGATCTCTTGTTTGGCGGAGACGGAGAGGGAGAGAAACTCTTTTTTGCGCGTGAAATTGGTTTGAAGAGCACTTTGCACCAATCCGAGTGTTGTTAAGGTCCATATGGTTTTTACTATTTACTCTCTCGGTTTTCAACTTGGAGTTGTGTTCTAAATGAATTTTGATTTATTGGCCAAAAGAGATAATGAGGATCAAATTTATAATCTCGAAGACTAATGTCACTAGAGCAAATGATTATGGGCAAGTACAAACGATGTTAGTCATCTCATACGCATTGCAATAGACAACTCAATTCTTAAGCATTGTGACCGACGAGTACCGCTTACCATGGATAACCATAACCTACCACTTTTGCTACAACTATCAACTTTATTCTATCCATTACTGATGCCCTGATATTGAGACATCctctcaaatcctcatcaaACCACCCCTTATTTCAGCCACCATGATTTAAGGCGATCATCGACAACCCAACACCCAGGACCAACATTCATTGACCCAAATCCACTTGAACCTATCTTGATCGCCGTGTAGAACCACACATACCCTTGACCCAACCATCACAAAGCATAACGAAACTTGACAGTCATACTTAAGAATGGGTTTGGCTTCTATTCTAGCAGTACAACGTGTTGATGAGCATGATAAATACCTTAGTTGACCATTATGTGTTGGTAAGTCCAAGACGGCCAAGTTTGTTTATATCAAAGAAAAGTTGTTGAAGAAACTAATTAACTGGAAGTCCAAGATTCTAAGTTGTGCTGGCAAGGAAATCCTTATAAGGTAGTGGCTCAGACAATGGTCCTCTATGCCATGAATTGCTACCTTCTTCCCAAAAGTCTATGTGATGACATTCACCAACTCTGTGCTTCATTCTTTTGGGGAGACAcggatgagaaaaagaaaatctatTAGAGGAGTTAGAAAAAACTTTTCTTAACCAAAAATGAGGGAGGTATGGGTTTCAAAAACATTTATGCTTATAACATAGCTATGCTTGCTAAACAAGGATGGAGAATCATTTCCAATCCTCAATCTTTGATTGCTAGGTTGTACAAGGCCAGGTACTTCCCAAATTGTTCTTTTTGGGAAGCAGAAATAGGAGACTCACCTTCGTTCTCTTGGATAAGTATCCTGAAAGGTAGGCCGGTACTTAAAAGCTGGGGTTCAATGGAAAATTGGTGATGGAAAAATCAGTTGATATATGGCTTTCGGTTCAAGGGCATATTCTGGTCACTAGACCTCCCAACATAACCTTGTGCAAAGTTGCATAACTTGTTGATGAGGCCACTAGGCAGTGGATACCAACTGTCGTATATGGTCTGTTCTCTCAAGATGTTGCAGGACAAGTGTTGTGTATTCCTCTTAGTTGAAACCCGGCCATCTCTAAACAGACTCAATTGGAGTCCAGAGAGGAAGGGATACTACTCAGTTAAATTGGCCTGTTGGATTGCTAGAATGGATGTGTTACAACATGTACTTGTATCAACATCTAATGGTGATCCATAAAAGGAGTTATGGAAGTGCCTCTAGAAAGCCAAAGTTCTAGGTAAAAGTCAGCATATGTGCATGGCGTACTTGCAATAATCTTCTACCTACTCATGATCTACTTCTCATCAAGGGATATGAGCTTTGAATTGCCTGCTCTATAACCATCAAGTTGAAGATGCAGTTCACCTTTTCTATAACTGTTCAACATCTTCTGAAATTATAAATGTTGCACCTTTTAACTTGCAAAACAGTCTTCTTCCTTCACTCAACTTTAAGGAGTGGATGCTAGAACTTGCACTCACTTTGGAGCCTGATGTTTTTGCTAAAGTTAATGATAATTTGGGCATTATGGTAGAATAGAAACAACTTCTTGTGGGATGGAACTAGACAATCAGTTTAAGAAATTAGTCTAAGCAGTTTTGTGTGGTCAGAAGATTTTCAGAAAGCATGAACCACCAACAATACACGCACCACTACACAGCAAAGGCGTACTTAGAGGCCGGCTGCAAATGGAGCTCTCAAACTAAATGTAGACGTTGCTTTTCTACCTTAGCAAAAACGGGGAGGCATTGGTGGTGTACTCTGAACTGCTACAGTCTAGTTTATGGTCGCCTTTGTTGGTCCAATTGAGCATACAGTTTCTCCTAAACAATGTGAACTGTTGGCAATCAGAGCAGGTTTAGACCTCTTGAATTCACTAAGAGTGCAACATGTTGTCGTTGAAAGTGACTATACTGAAGCTATTGCAAAAGCTTCATGTCATGATCATGCCCTCCTTTCCAATGGTGGGCTCATAGACGATATCAAATGTGCTACAACAAAAATCTCATCAGTACAACTATGCCATGCACCTTGGTCTTGTAACATGGTTGCCCTTAGACTTGCAGTAATTGGTTTTGAAGCACAACATAGCATGGTTTGGCTAGATTATGTGCCATAATGTATTCTTGATGTAATCAACTCTGATTGTAGACACCCCAATTGAGATAGCTCTTAATGAAAAATCATCCAttctttcaaaaagaaaaaattaacaattatttTATCTGTGAACTGTGACATGTTGGTTATTTAGATTAACCGACAACGATAAGCTCACTAGTTTAAGTATCACTAGCATCATAAGATAGGGTGGGATGGAGAAAAACTTGTCGTTTCtactcaaaataaataaataaaaacaaagtcaTTTTTTTACCTTTTAATATTGAATTATGATGCACTTACGATGTGAATTATAAAGTGGTCAGCACAACAAAATCTAACGCAAAATTATATACTAAATATGAAACTACCCATAAATATACAAGAAATATTTCTCTATTTTGTTATGAGAAAATTACAGGttctaaaagaaattaaaagttcTTACAACTACACTCAACAACCCACTTTAGCAATTTGCCATTCTCCTATTGATGAaaagtaattattattaataataaagaaaaatgttACAATCGTGTAATGGACATCATGAACACAATAACAATGTATCTTAAGTAGATTGAGGTAAAGGCATATAACAACTCTATAAGCAAGAGTATCATAACTGCATATAGGTATGCAATTCACGATAGTTTTTGGAAAATGATTCAATGATCTTGGTAAAAGTTTTTGACTACTACATGGTGCCTCTTATTTGTCTAAAAGTTTGTTGACTATCTTTCTAAATCAAACCACCGATTAGCTATGTAAAACCTTCTTGATTAGCATTTCTATGTAACTGCACACTTTCAGATATTGTGTAAACTTTACTTGACTTCAAcgtaaaaaatataaaaaataaaaaaaatttattttgccCAAATAATTTTCCTCATATATTTGATATATCATATAACGTAAGTACATCTTATATGGTAAGTTGGTACAAAAAGTGTGAAACAATTAGCAAATTATGAAAAGAAGTTTCATCCTACGGTTAAATCATCTCATTTTACTAAGGGGTTTGACAAGCCAATAAAATAATAACATATGACATTTGTTTAAATCTACAACTTTATTTCTCTATAATACACTTCTTTCAAAACGTAAaatgttctctctctcttttggcTTCTACTCCATAGCCTCTCCACAAAACTATGGAATCATCTAACATTGCATTCATGAGgttgctttcattgataatattaTAGGCACAACTACAATTATAGTTGCGAGATTATGGGTGATCATAATTAAAAGAATTTCCACGAGTCTATAAATATTTAGAATCCATTGATATTTAAGCAAATGCCAGATGTTAGTGTTTTATTGGCGCGTCATACCTCCTGGGAAAATGAGATAGTTTGACCATAGGATTTCACGCTAATTATAGAGTCATAGTGATTTGTTGTCATATAACCCAAG
This portion of the Rosa chinensis cultivar Old Blush chromosome 1, RchiOBHm-V2, whole genome shotgun sequence genome encodes:
- the LOC112196146 gene encoding probable purine permease 11 isoform X1, which translates into the protein MDLHADRSYSLIDSQESIPFKNETVMDPTLLIKLGRWQWWFLVAINIFFLIVGQAGAVLLGRFYYDQGGNSTWMATLVQTAAFPVLVIPLYFLPSQKEDQSTSSTSPSLLVLALIYFVLGLIIAGDNMLYSTGLLYLSASTYSIISSTQLAFNAVFSYFINSQKFSALIFNSVIILTLSVALIGVNDDSDGPAGVSTQKHIIGFICTLAASAIYSLLLSLMQLTFQKVLKKETFSVVLQMQIFTALVATCASVVGLFASGDWKTLHGEMESFGKGRVSYVMTLVWTAVSWQVCSVGVVGLIFVVSSLFSNVISTLSLAVTPIAAVIVFHDKMNGVKVIAMLMAIWGSASYIYQNYLDDAKARRAVADVSESHIA
- the LOC112196146 gene encoding probable purine permease 11 isoform X2; translated protein: MPPLPPDSQESIPFKNETVMDPTLLIKLGRWQWWFLVAINIFFLIVGQAGAVLLGRFYYDQGGNSTWMATLVQTAAFPVLVIPLYFLPSQKEDQSTSSTSPSLLVLALIYFVLGLIIAGDNMLYSTGLLYLSASTYSIISSTQLAFNAVFSYFINSQKFSALIFNSVIILTLSVALIGVNDDSDGPAGVSTQKHIIGFICTLAASAIYSLLLSLMQLTFQKVLKKETFSVVLQMQIFTALVATCASVVGLFASGDWKTLHGEMESFGKGRVSYVMTLVWTAVSWQVCSVGVVGLIFVVSSLFSNVISTLSLAVTPIAAVIVFHDKMNGVKVIAMLMAIWGSASYIYQNYLDDAKARRAVADVSESHIA
- the LOC112196146 gene encoding probable purine permease 11 isoform X3, with product MDPTLLIKLGRWQWWFLVAINIFFLIVGQAGAVLLGRFYYDQGGNSTWMATLVQTAAFPVLVIPLYFLPSQKEDQSTSSTSPSLLVLALIYFVLGLIIAGDNMLYSTGLLYLSASTYSIISSTQLAFNAVFSYFINSQKFSALIFNSVIILTLSVALIGVNDDSDGPAGVSTQKHIIGFICTLAASAIYSLLLSLMQLTFQKVLKKETFSVVLQMQIFTALVATCASVVGLFASGDWKTLHGEMESFGKGRVSYVMTLVWTAVSWQVCSVGVVGLIFVVSSLFSNVISTLSLAVTPIAAVIVFHDKMNGVKVIAMLMAIWGSASYIYQNYLDDAKARRAVADVSESHIA
- the LOC112196170 gene encoding ras-related protein RABH1b, which encodes MAPVSALAKYKLVFLGDQSVGKTSIITRFMYDKFDNTYQATIGIDFLSKTMYLEDRTVRLQLWDTAGQERFRSLIPSYIRDSSVAVIVYDVASRQSFLNTSKWIEEVRTERGSDVIIVLVGNKTDLVDKRQVSIEEGEAKARDLNVMFIETSAKAGFNIKALFRKIAAALPGMETLSSTKQEDMVDVNLKSSNPNASQSQGQSGGCAC